Below is a window of Humulus lupulus chromosome 2, drHumLupu1.1, whole genome shotgun sequence DNA.
ATAACTTATAATGTTAATTCATTTATAGGATTTTAAAAGACTAACCATAAAGATAATTGGTACGTATGCCTTTACAGTAAAAAGTTGCTCTTGGATCGTGTATCCAAATTGGATCACTTAAGTTTTGATTTACAATCtagttaaatatatttttttgttataaattctatCTTATTTTTTGCATCAACTTCATCCACTGAACGTGTTTATTGCTTCTAacttcatatatattttttccatGTCTTTTTGAGTGTGTGTGATGATACAAGTATTGATAATAATCAATCATAAATGATTCTTATATCTCTCTGTTTTCAGTTATTGCATGGGAAGAAAAGTAAAGCATGAGGTCCCTGAAGATTGGGTCTGTGAATCATGCCAAAGTGTCAGTGACTCAGTTTTGATGGAATCTGGGAAGAGAGATGAAGTTGTCTCAATAGCAATGAGCAAGGGGCAATTGTCAGTTTCACAACTTCATTCCAAGAAGCAAAAGCCTATAGAAACTGGTAAAGTTAAGTTCATTCATTATGAAGAAATCCTTAAGCTATCTTCAGAGACCTTCAACAAGTCAAAAGGTCAGAAACTAAACATTGCATGCTACTTTATCTCAAATGCCTACTAACTCTAGAGAGAATAGGTTGAGAGATGTGGATAGCATCTACATTGCTATAAAGTTTTGACTGTGTTGAAATTGATACTCATCCTTTTCATAATTACTAAAATGATGTAGCTTTATCTTCTTACACTTGAGAGTTTGAAAACTTATTCTTTTCAAACTTAGTTAGATACAAATACATATACTTTAAAATGACATGTTGCAATAAAATGTCTGAGTTTTGAAGTTGTTCTAGATTAACATTTTACAAGTACAATGTGCGACATTTAGTTTTTTGTAGCTTCTTTTCTTTGTTTGCTATATCTATTGATAATCTTTTATTTtacatcaataatatttattattccattttccAAAAGTGAAAATCAAGTTgacaaagaataaaaaaaatatacactgTTGGAGCTCTCTTTATTCTCTAATAGTTGATGGATAAGCTCAAAATCATTTTCTTATCCTTCATGAGGGGTATAATGTATGTATATCGCTTGTTATGAACCTGTGCTTCAAGTGCATTTTATCTTACTATTGGTGATGTGGACAAAGATTTAGAAAGCAATTCGTTCGCACTTACTTTTTCTGATgtccttaaatacttcagaaatAACTTTAGTAGCTTATGGAAAGTTGGATACTCACCAGAAGAAATCTAGGGATGTTATTTTGGTTCCCAAAAATCATTGTGACATTTATGAAAAGAAGGTGGAGAGTTCAAcaaaaaaaatcacatttatgctcaaGAGCTGTTGATCAAGGTAGGTAACTTCTATTTAATAATTCTTAACAATTGTATCATCATCGGTTCTGCATCTTTCTTTTCGTTTGTAAATCAAATAAAGAAAAATCCATTTTCTACATGTAAGTGATTACATCTCAGCTTgacttttttttttgcataataTATTAAGGTGGTGTTCCTAGGATCATTTCAGAGAAAAAACATGCTGCCCCATGCACAAAAGAGCCTCTAACAAAAAGACAGCATGTATCTAGAAAAGTTGGAATTTCAAATAAAAGATAGAGAAGAAATTAGTCAAATAACCATGCACATTGTTGCCATCATCACTTGATGTTAGTGCAGGTAAAGTAATTAATTGGTATGAACTGTTCCTGCGTGATTATTTGATGTTGTGGTTTTTGTATAAACCTATTGGTTCTTAAGATGTTCTGCTGATTAAATTAGTATTGTAGTTGCCTTTAGTAATTGTGCAGCCTATGTTTATGTAGGTGGTAAAACTAAGGATGTTCAAGGTGACCTGCCAAATTTCCCACTTAGTTTTACCTTGTATATCACATATTTTCCCGCTCCGGATGTAACTTGGAAGTGGGTAACTTATcctttaattttatttctttaattattttttctcttGAAAATTCTTGaatttctaataataataaaaaatgatgaTGCTGTGAAATCATTCCTTGCTTGAAAAGAAAAATGCTcaggcaatttttttttttggtgtagcACTCCTTTCTTTAAGGAATACTCAATGCTTCTCTGTGACTGGCACTTGTGGTTGTAGTTTTGATAGTTTTTCATGAGGGCCTCTTTGCTATCTTTGTTGTTCTCTGTTTGTAGTTTTATGTCTTATATGTACTATCTTAGTCTGAGGCTGTCTAGACTGTAATACAGTACGGTGATTTCTTATCATCTTTTTTTTAATACAATCTTGTTTGGTTGGGATTGAAATGATAGTGTTTATATGAGAATAGAAATAGAATGGGAAAGAAATATCAATTATTTTGTTTAGTTGAAATTTTGTTTGGAATGACATGGACTAACATTACTTTGACCAAAATATCCATATGCaattataactataatgtaatatgattttgtaagccgagtaAATTAAatcttgaaattatatttttgagtaattaataaaaaattattttgttgtattttcttttgaaaattttagaaatctaacatatataatacattttggactctcaaaggggtattttttttttcttttttttttaaaaaaaatcaagtcctaaaaacattcttttaggactcgcaacgtgaatcctaaaaaattacttaaagacactcaacccgattttttaggactcgcaacgcgagttcTAAAAACTTACATAAAGGCACTCAACGAGAATTTTAGGACTCACTTAGAACTttcaacgcgagtcctaaaaaacctcagtttttaaggctctcaaatagaggactcgcaatgctagtcctaaaaattcttttttgtagtagtgcaaagAAATTCATAGAGAAATTAGGTTGTACAGCTTACCTTAGAAATAATTTCGACCCCTGAGCTAACTCCAAACTTgcccctagcttgattcctcagttCCCAGCCCCAAATTTCAGAGTTCTtatcaaaatcccaaaaatctTCACAAGCACAATGAAGAGAGGaaagaaatgagagagagagagagatagagagagagagatggctGATAGACTGCTATTTTTATTTTCTCCATCAGATTGTTTCTCAATTCACCTAAGTCTATCCTCTAACATCAACAAAAAGTCTAAAAAGCTCCTAGGTCAAGACCTTTCCTTTCAATGCCCTCAAGGGTAAAACGGTCATTAGCCTCATTTCCCACTAATTGCTCGAGtagtcctacaaattcccaattaatcccgaaatacccaatttatcaccaattaACGACCCGTTACCCCATAAATCCCAAATACACACTAagttcccgaaatacccctaggctcaccccgagccggacatttgacctcgttgtgactattctgctaatccgctccgtaggatcgcctcaagccgaatatcgtatccacataataatgtggtctcaataatttaacacatataatcacatttataccctcactgggtcaaaattacaaataagcCCTTATTAACAGGAAGGGGcctgcatgcatatttaatgcacatatattcatattaccatataaatcatgtatgccacatggtcacacatttaatcaattaatttcacatatatatCCAGTTATgtcctcctgacacactaatgaaggaactaagccttattagcaaatatgAGACGTTACAGTTAGTATGCCAAAATCTTAGTGAAAAAGTTTGGGCTTGATAGTGTAAAACAGACAATCAAATTAACAAAAGATGATAATGGAGTTAAGGTAGATCTCACCTTATATCGCAGTATGATTTTCAGTCTTTTGTATCTCATTGCTAGTAGTCCTTATATATGCTATAGGGTTGGGGTATGTGctaggtaccaaggaaatcccatggagtctcatgtgactgctgtaaaaagtATTATTAGATATGTTCACAGTACTCTAGAATATGAGATTTGGTACTctaaagaaacaaattctaatctTGTGTGTTTAGTGATGCCGATTGGGCAGGTAATGCAGATGATAGAAAAATCACAAGTGGAGGGTATTTCTATCTAGGAAATAACTTGGTGTCGTGGCATAGCAAAAAGCAGAGTTCCAtattgtagagtcccataatgtttacttagttagctagttagtagtagttgtagtattttagatttcgtggatttggttcaaaccgggacttagttggaaactcctagcaatagttatggattttataagtgtaacctatagtttaagaatattaattataacataaggtttgattaatatttctggtcataaatatgatatttattataacctaaaatTTAGGTAGatccaataggattatgacacttgtcataagcataattattaaggaattaagtattttaatgataaaataagaaaatataagctttagtattcaccagaaactgttagggtcgtagtttgactcagtcaaagcagttatccaacttCAACTTacgctaaaaaagtgcaattacgtgtttaaaatattcacgtatgccgatatatcgcagctgggagccgatatatcacctgacgaaggatacggaaaacacgttgacgttgcacaaATGGACGGACGAAGACTCAGGACTAGGGCAgagacgatatatcgccacataggggcgatatatcgcccttagaaacatttttttttatatatttttttgtttttaattttaaaaacaagccttaactacttagacctacctctgaacgttttgaccgagtcttcagcctctgattgatgaaaattcaattctttttcattttaaaatcattattttattcaaatcaaaatggggttagtttcacccCTTACCTctttaaataggacctagtacccagcccttccccTCACTCTTCAaactgtgatcagagactccagggtgctagtgattccatagagtgataaacacttgggttgggaaaaagctttgccattcttaagctttataaaatacttgggaagtgaggattagtgtattttggtattgaagttagaccaatccttaaggtcaa
It encodes the following:
- the LOC133817662 gene encoding uncharacterized protein LOC133817662 translates to MGRKVKHEVPEDWVCESCQSVSDSVLMESGKRDEVVSIAMSKGQLSVSQLHSKKQKPIETGKVKFIHYEEILKLSSETFNKSKEITLVAYGKLDTHQKKSRDVILVPKNHCDIYEKKVESSTKKITFMLKSC